The sequence AAGTGCTTGGACTAAAGCTGTAGTGGGGAGATTGGGGCATtaggttgttattttttttaacagtatttgatGAAGAACAAAGACCTAATTATTAGGAAAATGGTTGCTTCTGCACTTGGAAGAGAGAGACTATTttccaaaaatcaaagaaatggcaAGAGTAATTAGTGGACTGGGCTCATCTGAAAGTGTATGTCATTCTACTCTTTTAGTTGTTCAGTCTGAGACTAGCTGAATACCAGGTGAACGCAGAAAGTGAATGGTTTTGGAAGAGTCATGTGTAAGTGGCATTTTTATAACTGGACTCATTTAAACTTGCAAGGAGAACATGTAATTCAAAGTGGTGGGGACCCACTTGGTCAGGCATTAGATGCTTTGGTAAATATGTAATCATGTCCTGTTCTTTGTGCATTCAGTTTTTCTTATATGGGAGCTTAAAAATTTCATCTCCAAGTTGGCTGgtcatttacaaatatggaaTTATAATAGCCTGATAAACACAGAGATGACTTTGGATGCACCTCAAGGAAGATGGCAGGAAAGCTTTAGTCTAAGGCACGTTGAGAAAAGTGGTCCGTAGCTGGGTAAGCTTGGGAAAGGCATATTCTCTATCTTCCTCTTGGAAGTTTCTAATGTATGTGAAGATTATTAGAACTGAAAAGTCAAGTTGAATTTATTACCTGAGAGGTAAGGAAGAGCTGTACCTCTCAAAAGTGACTTTGATCTTTCTGAGTTACAAGGGAAGGACTAGATCTTGGATAAGAAAAGGAAGTTTTGCCCAAATAAGGCAGGAACATGAAGCCACCATTTGATTGGTTGAGGagaggaccttttttttttttttttttttttaaagattttatttatttatttgacagagagaaatcacaagtagatggagaggcaggcagagagagagagagagggaagcaggctccctgctgagcagagagcccgatgcgggactcgatcccaggaccctgagatcatgacccgagccgaaggcagcggcttaacccactgagccacccaggcgcccgaggagAGGACCTTTTGAAATGGTCATTGCTCTGGTTTACATCACTAATAGCAGGCACGGCTGTTGATAAAATCAAGATGATATAACAGACAGTTTCATATGCATAAGCTTGGAagttagaaatttatttttaacatagtcTTAAAGATTCTGAGAAATTAAGTAGTGAAGAAAACTATTTAATCTTGTCTAATTCTGTATGTCAAGTTTGAATACTTGAACCCTGCTTTTAATAACTGATGTATTCTTGGAACACATCATGGAAACAACCCCTTTACTTAAGTGCGTACGTTTTTCAGTTACAAATTAACTCAAGAGCTCATTGTCAAGGATTTGGCTCAGCTGTGTGCATGAGTTCAACCTTGTCATTAGAGTTTCCCGtagtagaaaaataattaatatccAGGGATCTGAGGAAGAAGTTGTTTATGATATTGTTTGGATGAGTTCTTGTGTAATTTCTTATTCTCTTGGAGAAAGCTGGGTATGTACATTTGAGGAAGATATTTGGGTTCTAGAGCCCTAGGAAAAAAGGGCAGTGCAGAGTCAATTTTTGCCATGTTGTCTCTGTGACCAGGGCTCCTTCTCCTCAAAATAGCACTCTGGCTTCTGTAGGCCCTGGAGGTGACTTTGGAGGGACCATGTTGGTGAAGATCTAAGGCAGGGCCTAGAAGTCCTGTAACTCATTTCATTCTTGATGTTCAGATATTGGAGCTTCTTTGTTGGCTAGACCTCTCCAACTCTGGTATTTCCAACTCCTAGAACTCATTCTCTGGCAGACtaccaaaatatgtttttttcaacagaaattaGTTACCTAGCACATTGCTTGGGACATGATACCAATACaccaataaaatatgaaaaatgcatgaataaatggtgtctgttttgattttcatgaaTTAGAGTCTGGTGgtactctcttctctcctttataAGATCTGTCAAGGTGTTTTATGTTACCTCTGTCTGCCATCAAACaggtaactctttttttttttttttttttaaacaagaagccttcttttttatttttttttcctaaagattttatttatttgacagagagagatcacaaataggcagcgaggcaagcagagagagagagagaggaggaagcaggttccctgcctagcagagagcccgatgcaggtttCAAGCTGGGAGGGGGTTAAGGATaacataagtctctaaggaattttggaagcaagatttccaggaccttgagggggctagctattgttgggaaaagatcgtttattactgtctaataaaaccttagtcatgagaccctttagatatatatcagtgggtcatatgctttgGGGATGACTGCCAACATATATTTTGGgggatagagataaaggaaggactcgatcccagaaccctgagatcatgacctgagctgaaggcagagggttaacccactgagccacctaggcgcccccaaacAGGTAACTCTTAAGACAATAAGCTAGACCCAGGAAAACTGATACTTACGAAACctgaaatcagattttttttttaaagattttatttatttatttgacagacagagatcacaagtaggcagagaggcaggcagagagagaggaggaagcaggctccctgctgagcagacagcccaatgtggggctcaatcccaggaccctgggatcatgacctgtgctgaaggcagaggctttaacccactgagccacccaggcaccccttgaaatcagattttaaaaatgttttaaagtaataatataaCTCAGGTATCACAATTCCCCTAGATAGAGGCGACCTGGAACCATGCCCACGCCAACAAAAGTCTGAAGTTCTTCCTAAAATTTCTGCATAGTCTGTGGCCATTGCTGTAAGCTTTTCTGTGGGCTTTCTCTAATTCAAACCACATCATTCCAGACAGGAAACTTAGTTCTTCCTTGAAttacacacacaacatacacataTGTGAATACGTGTGACATACACATGATGTTCATACATATATTTGGTAATGTAGGCAACTTTACTGAAGATTCAAGAGGAAGACAGTTGAACAGCGTAGAAATGTGACCTCAAACTGATGATAGgcatctctattttaaaaatgctctgtaGGCTCTCCAACTTTGGAGGATTTCCACTGACGACTTCTCACAAACTTTACTGCTACAGTCATCTTTTTgctcatttctcctttctttactttctgtgcCATTTTCTTCTCTGAGGACCACTTAGATATTACCCAGATTTTCTCATTCAGGGCAATTTAAATTATTCTTCTGATGAAGGGACTGTTGATAATACTCATCCTtagggtctctctctctgccttcaatGACCAATTCCACCTGCCTGGCCCTAAGACAGCTCCTCTGTAAGATAAAATCCAATTGGACAGTCGAGATAATAACATTGTCACCTCATTACACTTTGTTTTGCATTTGCAAAACATATTAAAAGGGATGTgcaataaataatacttttttttaaaaaaatcacagtttaGTGGACTTTTAATGATAgattttctttgctgtggggagaggggcataTATAATACTCGTTATTACAACTGTCAGTCACCTACATCATCATTCTGTAGAAAACTTTTTCTGCCAAATGTCTTGCCTGAGAACATGGTTAAATGAATATGTTTGTCATTCCTTGAGGGACCTTACATGATAACCTTACATTCAAGCCCTGTCATTAATGTAACCTTGGGGCTGAGTTTTCCAGCAAGAAAGCCTTCATAGTTCTATTGGCTCTCAAACTTTTTTTGGTTTCATAGGCATCTAGACTACTTAGAGTGGAACATAGGAACTGGCCTAATCCAATTGGAAATTTTCACATGCTGTCCTCAAGTTTTGGTATTACGTGGGAATAAACACATTTAGGTGTATGTAGACATTTGtattctattaaaatgaaaattccctTATTAACACATTATCAAACAAAAACTTggtttctttaaaacatttctgaaagacCCATTAGAATTGAGAAGCCTACCAGGGACTTCTACTGTGCAGGGACTAAGTACTAAGAAAATATGTGggatcgggtgcctgggtggctcagtgggttaagccgctgccttcgactcaggtcatgatctcagggtcctgggatcgagtcctgcattgggctctctactcagcagggagactgcttccctctctctctctctgcctgcctctccacctacttgtgatttctctctgtcaaataaataaaatctttaaaaaaaaaaaaaaaaagaaagtatgtggGATGTTTTATGTCtttgataaagaaatggaaatgaggcAAGAAGAGTTATTATAAACAAAGAGGGAGATAGgattccttacattttttttttaagatttttaatttatttgacagaaattataagtaggcagagaggcaggcagagaaagagggagaagcacgctccctgccgggcagagagaccgatgtggggcttgatcccaggaccctgagatcatgacccaagcctaaggcagaggcttaacccactgagccaccgaggcgccccacattttttttttaagttactgacAGTTGTCCTTGACTCTTGTGCTTTCTACTGGATGAATTGGAAGGTGGGGTTTCCTTGTTGGAGaatgagttcatttcttttgaagggcTCCTGGGtcataatatacatacatacattatatatgtatatgtatatgtatatgtcatatatatatatgaatatatatatataacatgaacATACATAGCATACATACAACATAACATATATAACAAATTCTTATAGGAAACTTTAACCATCATAGTTTGCTTTTACATCTTTACCTTCTCCACAGTCCTCTTTCACATTTAACTGTTGTATCTGCCTTAAGTTCATTTTGATGTGTTGCATAATTACTATGGATGAAGAGTCTTTGGACAAGCCATTGCCTTCACTAGGGCTGCTTTCACTTCCTTGTTTCTAATTGTATAAATGAAGGGATTCAGAAGAGGTGTGAGAATAGTGTTCAGCACTGACACCACCTTATTAATCTTAAAGGAAGAGTGTGTTGTGGGTCTCAGGTACATGAACAAAACAGCACCATAGAGCAGGGAGACTACTGTCAAGTGCGAGGCACAGGTAGAGAAAGTCTTCCGTCAGCCAGTGGCTGAAGGGATCTGTAGGATGGTGGACAGGATATAGATATAAGAAATCACCGTGAAGAGgagtgaccctgggatcacgaggATGGTCGCCAAAAGACCCAGGAGCTCCAGAATGCTTGTGTCTGTGCAGGCTGCTTTCAGAATGGGACCCACATCACAGTAGAAATGATTGATGACGTTGTTGCCACAGAAGGGCAACTGGACAAGCAGCAGCATCTGACAAAAGACAATGGTGAAGCCCACCACCCAGGAACCGAGGGCAAGTTGCAGGCAGAAGCTACTGGTCATAATGGTGGGGTAGCGAaggggcttgcagatggccagGTAACGGTCGAAAGACATGGCAGTGAGGATAAAGAACTCGGTGGTGCCCAGGAAAAAGTGAAAGAAGGCCTTCAGTAGGCAGCAAGGCATGCAGATAGCTGTTCTTGCCACCACGAAAGTTTCCAACAGTTTGGGGATGACTGTGGTGGTGTACCAGATCTCTAGGAAGGACAAGTtgcagaggaagaagtacattGGTATTTGTAGCCTGGGCTCCACCCAGACAATGGCAATTATGAGCCCATTGCCTGTAAGGGTTAATAGGTAGATGAAAAAGATGACTACGAAAAGGGGGACCTGCAGTCCTTCGATGTCAGGAAATCCTAGAAGGATGAACTCTGTGATTGTTGTGCCATTTCTCATGTCCCTTGATACTCTAGAAAGACAAGCAAGAAAGCAGTGCCTTCAAATCTCATGCTCAAATACAGATtggacaaaaagaaagagagaaagagagaaagaaagaaagagaaagaaagaaagaaagaaggaaaagaaaagaaaagaggggcgcctgggtggctcagtgggttaagccgctgccttcggctcaggtcatgatctcagggtcctgggatcgagtcccgcatcgggctctctgctcggcggggagcctgcttcctcctctctctctctgcctgcctctctgcctacttgtgatctctgtctgtcaaataaataaataaaatctttaaataaaaaaaaaaaagaaaagaaaagaaaaaaggaggattCTGATTCCATTTAAGGTCCTTCAGGACACTTCTCCTCCTTTGCCTGCACATACATACCCTCAGCACTTCTTCCTTACTCAGGATTGGGCTTGTCCTTTTGCCAGCTAAACCAGCTTTTAATGGACTTTGAAAGTACAAAGTACACTTGGTGAGTGGAAAAGTACTTTCCCATCCATGTACTGCTATGAGAATGATCACTGCTGGGGGCTCCTAAGAAATTAACCCACACTCCCCTATTACATTCTAAAAGAAATTCTTGATTTATATTACACATATGTGTAAGAAAGCTGATTTTACAACCCCCCACGGTTCTCTGTGTCTATTTATACAACTAAAAATCATTGCCGTTATATATTAGCAGTGAAATACAACTTAGATAATAGAACAGATGTTTCTCTCAAGAATCCATTTCCAAATTCTAATTCAGACTCTTAACAAAGGAGACTAAAACACATTCAAACGAAGTGAATACACTTGCTAAGCAAGTAGGAAAATGTACTAAGCTTTAATTCAAAATGCCAAGACCAGCTGAATTAGGACCTGATATACAAAAGTACTTAATGACTGTACATCGAATAAAGATCCGTAGACATGAAACTAACAAAGTTAAAAGGCTAGCAAATGCTTGCAGTAACAGACTGAATCCTGGAAagcacatccttaccaacaccttCCTTTATGACCTTTATGACCGAGTATCTTTCCATACCAAGCAAAGCATTCCTATCTGTATATGCAAATTCACTCTGGAAATAAGATTTCCCGGAACCACActaattcatttacatattgcctATGGCTGCTTTGGTGCTACAGCGGCGGAGTTGAGGAGTTAAGGCAGAGACTATAGGACTCggaaaagcctaaaatattcatGATCAGGTCTGCCCTTTACAGCAAAGGTTTGCTGACCCCTTCTTCGGTTCCCTGAAGGGACTATCCTCTCTCTCCCCCGGCTCATCACTTGCACGAGCTGTTACCTTGACCTAGAATCCCTTTCCCAATCCCTCCCAGATCTGGCTAAATTCAGTCTGTCTTCTAGCCACGTCAGGGAAGCCTTGTCTAAATTCCCATCTCATTCTGGTGTgattcccaccccctccccaccatttccAAATGCGACCGCTTACCAAACGGTATTTACAGTTTGGCTTCCTCTACAGACTCTAAGGCAATAATATCTGTGGGGCATAAAATAAGCCCTCAAGAGAGATTTTCTGAAGGAAAATCTCTGTGTCCCCAGTTTCCTATGAGTTTATGTAGACTGATACatgcatatgtttataaaacGCTAGTGTTATATTTCAAATGCTGGAGACATAACAGGGACTGTTTGCTAAATAATTTATCTCCAAGTCTGCTGCTGCTTCCAgcttttatatacattttgctGCATGCAAAACTTTCGGCTGCATCTTTCCCATGTTTCTGACTGTGTTCTGGTTATTATCCCGGATCTTGAGTACGGAGAGCTTGCTCAACCCGCCTTGCTCAATGGTTGGAGGTAGAatggaatcatttttttctgagctATATTGTGCTGATGAAGcatccttcatttttcttaagcttttcaTTGTCTcgaagaaaaaagtagaaaggtGTTAACATATATCTTTTCTGAATCTGGGCTAAGGGCAGTATGTCCCAAGTCTcatcttttgttcatttacttatccattttttttttttttaaactgtctctGGCAGTTTCAATTTTTCAAGAATTGGATCATGTAGTAAATTTGAAGATGCCCGATGGTGTAGGAGTAGGAGCAAAGGTACCTGGATTATACCCTATTATGAGTTCCACAAAGGGAAGCCTATCAGGAATCACTGCTTGGGGGGCTGTGTACAACTGGGATGCAAATAAAGACAGCCAGTATGAAATTCATCCCAAGGATTGATGGTTGCAGGTAAAGCGCAGCGAATTAAGACTGCTTGCTGGTCCAAGGCCAGTCATGGTTATGATGATGTTTCTATATGAGACTGAGATGCATTAATCGGAACGTATTTCAAGGCTTTAAGGCATCAAGGCTAGACCTATCTATTCATTCTACAGAAGAGCAATACTTTACCCAGAATAGTACTCTTTGCTTCTCAGTAGCAAAGCAATATTCACAGCACTAATGATTCCCAGGGAAACACTTCTGATCCTGAGGCGTGTCCTTATCCACAAGCAAactgaaaggaaaggagagattcTTATAAAGGCACAGAATTGAAAcagaaaatttccttcttttttgcaCCAGGAAATTGaatctctctttctaaaattgaAGGTAAGTGCTGTTAGGCTTTGCTGAATTCCATTCATGAAGCTTTCAAGAAATGGCAAGATTGCTTCAGCGTTTAAGAGAATTGTGCTGAAAGTGATTAATAGATCAGTTCACACTAGGTCAAGAATTCTTCTCTCAAAGTAATGGTTTGTTAGTGGGGCACTTTCCCAGCTTCCTCTGGGACATCAGTCTCCATGGATGTGCTCCAGACACTCCCAGGAGAAAACAAAGTTTTGCTAAAAGTTTATTCATAAGTCAAGGTGTGGCATTGGTAGTTTTCTAAATTCTAATTGGTACCAATCATTTTATGGGTTTTAGATCTTGAATTTCTCAGTTTCCgcaagaagaaaaatcagtggTTTCTTAATAATTAAGTGGGATCCTCTATTGAACTGAGTTAAATCAAGTGTAGGAAATTTGATTTAAGAATGTGacaagtaggggcgcctgggtggctcaacgggttaaagcctctgccttcggctcaggtcatgatcccagggtcctgggatcaagccccacatcgggctctctgctccgcagtgagtcagcttcctcctccctctctgcctgcctctctgcctacttgtgatctctgtctgtcaaataaataaataaaatctttaaaaaaaaaaaagaatgtgacaaGTGGCCAGTTTTGCAGAAATGCAATAGTGAAGGGCATAGAATTATATGACTTTTTTGTAAACTTTCTCATGGTGATAAGGGAAAAGATGGGGTTTTGAACTCTTGAGGTCAACAGAGAGTTGATTGGGGGACActctgcaaaatgagaaaatggagttgaaattataatttaaaaaactttaatgaGGTATGGTTTACATAGAATAAAATGCTGTCATTTTAGGTATATAGTTCAGTGGGTTTTGACAGGTGTGTATACCCATGGAAAGACCACTTCGGTTAAGATTTTGAATGTTCTCAACACTCTAAAAGTTCCCTCTTGCCCACTTTCAGTTAATCTGCCTTAACACCTTCCCTCTCACCCCAACAACCGCTGATCTGATTTCTATGCCTGTAGATTAGTCTTGACTTCTGTATGatttcatatgagtgaaatcatacaatctGTATGCTCTTTTCTGTCTGGATGCTTTCACTTAGCAAAGGATTTTTGAGATTTACCCCTGTTGTCAAATATAAAAAGTTCATTCCTTCTGACTGTTGAGTAGTATTTGATAAGGTTCAGGGCAGGCTACCCCCAAATATAACCCTTTGGCAtatcagttatttaaaattcaagtttcttggggcacctgggtggctcagtgggttaaagcctctgccttcggctcagatcatggtctcgaggtcctgagatcgagccccgcatcgggttctctggtcagcggggagcctgcttccctctctctctctgcctgcctctctgcctacttgtgacctccctctctctgtcaaataaataaataaaatctttaaaaaagaaattaaagtttcttAAAAACCAACCAGTGCAAGGACACTCTGAACTTCCTTTGtctccctgaaagcaggaaataaatctcccatgtgaGGTATACCCTgcctgaaccaggaagaagagaGACATCCTTATTACCAGTGATGGAGAATTTAGGGCCAAGAAAGCTATAAAAGCAATCGTTGTTACTTTGGCAATTTACCTCCCCAAGCCCAAACGTCTCTTGTCCTGTCAATTCCTCACAAAtgtattgtttctttgtctaaaagatATAAAAGCTGCCTTGTTTTTCACTATTTTGAGACTTGTATTTCTACGAGCCCCTgtacatacaaaattaaaattttttctcctcttgatctgtcttatgtcaatttaattattagaccagccaaaggAACTAGAGACGGAGGGAaaattttccttccctacacaTTCCATATTCCATGATCATATCACACCTTACTGATTCATTTAGTGGTTGATGGGCTTTTGAGttgtttcagttttaattttacgAATCAAGCTGTGGTGAACACTCATGCAGGAATCTTTTTGTGagtgtatgcatttatttattttagatgaaaaaacGTTTGATGAATTTCCTGAGCATGAGgtaagtatatttaattttttaaaaaagattttatttatttatttgacaggtagagatcacaagtaggcagagaggcagacagagagagggggaagcaggctccccgccaagcagagagcccgatgtggggctcgatcccaaggtcctgggatcatgacctgagccaaaggcagacgccttaacccactgagccacccaggcgccccagtatatttaattttttaagaaagagccAAATTTTTCCCCAGTGAGATCTCACCATTTTGCTGTCCCATCAACCAACATATGAAAGCTCTAGTTGCTCCACATTATACCAATATTTGTTattgtcaattaaaaaaagacattatggggtgcctgggtggctcagtgggttaaggcctctgcctgcggctcaggtcatgatctcggggtcctgggatagagccccacatcaggctctctgctcggcagggagcctgcttcttcctctctctctgcctgcctctctgcctactgtgatctctgtctgtcaaataaataaataaaatctaaaaaaaaaaaaaaagacattattgtAGGGGTAAGATATTATCATTgttaatttaatttgcatttctgtgatgactagtgatattgagcaaATTTTTGTATGTTTAGCGACctcatgcatttatttcttgtgaataattaatttaaatattttgttcactaaaaattagattatggggtgcctgggtggctcagtgggttaagcctctgccttcaattcaggtcatgatcttggggtcttgggattgagcccggcatcaggctctctgctcagcagggagcctgcttacccctctctctctgcttacttgtgatctc comes from Mustela erminea isolate mMusErm1 chromosome 9, mMusErm1.Pri, whole genome shotgun sequence and encodes:
- the LOC116599060 gene encoding LOW QUALITY PROTEIN: olfactory receptor 6X1 (The sequence of the model RefSeq protein was modified relative to this genomic sequence to represent the inferred CDS: substituted 1 base at 1 genomic stop codon), which codes for MRNGTTITEFILLGFPDIEGLQVPLFVVIFFIYLLTLTGNGLIIAIVWVEPRLQIPMYFFLCNLSFLEIWYTTTVIPKLLETFVVARTAICMPCCLLKAFFHFFLGTTEFFILTAMSFDRYLAICKPLRYPTIMTSSFCLQLALGSWVVGFTIVFCQMLLLVQLPFCGNNVINHFYCDVGPILKAACTDTSILELLGLLATILVIPGSLLFTVISYIYILSTILQIPSATGXRKTFSTCASHLTVVSLLYGAVLFMYLRPTTHSSFKINKVVSVLNTILTPLLNPFIYTIRNKEVKAALVKAMACPKTLHP